A single genomic interval of Astyanax mexicanus isolate ESR-SI-001 chromosome 4, AstMex3_surface, whole genome shotgun sequence harbors:
- the LOC125801111 gene encoding NACHT, LRR and PYD domains-containing protein 12-like isoform X1 — protein MMDLQNSSSGGGPPVLKSVYREKRAASPAPSGVSMKSDGSMRNPLNFSSGGGSSGSRTETQRGASPEPSCVSMKSDRSIEHPPDFSSEDMTSDPHKKKNNYSREKLDHIFKELQEKFISLVKNELNTFKKLLSSDYPACSEGEMEDDQKEGVLKVTLHILRNMNQTNLANTLESKLAPACQQKLKSKLRDKYQILNEGISGHVKSALLNEIYTELYITEGGGGDVNQEHEVKQIEAASRKRTTEERPITCNDIFKPLQEQNRPIRTVLTKGVAGIGKTVSVQKFILDWSEGKVNQDVLFIFPLPFRELNLMKEKKLSLLNLLQSFFPETQDLQPRHYKSYKIMFIFDGLDECRLPLDFQNNENLVNIEEQTSVDVLLTNLIKGNLLPSALLWITSRPAAVSQILPECFDQVTEVRGFSDPQKQEYFSKRIRNQDLANKVFTHIRSSRSLYIMCHIPVFCWITATVLERMLSEAESGEIPKTLTQMFTHFLIFQIKHKSQKYSGKSETDPQQTRTSILALGKLAFQQLEKGNLIFYEEDLRKSGIDIEEVSVYSGVCTQIFREEHELHLGKVFSFVHLSVQEFLAALYAFLNRKIPKEQSTEQQTSKLFKFFSKSTKTDFLSSAIDRALQSESGHLDLFLRFLLGLSLESNQYLLRVVLTQTERISDSNEETIKYIKKKIEENSSPEKSINLFHCLNELNDHSLVQEVQKYLSGGGEHRLQQARLSPAQWSALAFVLVNSEEELEEFNLSKYDPSEECLLRLLPVVKISRRAVLASCNLGMKTCENLESVLNLENSSLKELDLSNNDLQDSGVALLSAGLKSSQCKLQILRLSGCMITDKGCCSLASALISNPSHLKELDLTYNHPGESGMKILSERLEDQHCKLEKLGVEHGGKIRIKPGLNKYGCDFTLDLNTVQCDLSLSEENRRVEFREELQSYPDHPERFDGWWQVLSRERVTGVTGRCYWEAEWSGGGAAVALSYKTISRKGGGLDCWFGGNINSWSLFCSDNRYSVEHNDNRTDLSTPPSGCRRVGVYVDCPSGTLSFYRVSTNTPSHSHTHLHTFYTTFTQPLYAGFRVYSGSSVRLCKIE, from the exons TAAGAAGAAAAACAACTATTCCAGAgaaaaactggaccacatattcaag gagctgcaggagaagtttatctctctagtgaagaacgagctgaacacattcaagaagctcctgagttcagattacccagcatgctctgagggagagatggaggatgatcagaaggagggggtgctgaaggtcacactgcacatcctgaggaacatgaatcagacaaacctcgccaacacactagagagca aattggccccagcatgtcaacaaaagctcaaatccaagctgagagataaatatcagatacttaatgaaggaatttcaggccatgtaaagtcagcacttctgaatgagatctacactgagctctacatcacagaggggggtggaggagatgtcaatcaggaacatgaggtgaaacagattgaagctgcatccaggaaaaggacaacagaggaaagaccaatcacatgcaacgacatctttaaaccattacaAGAACAGAACCGACCCATCAGAACAGttctgactaaaggagttgctggaattggaaaaacagtctctgtgcagaagttcattctggactggtctgaaggaaaagtaaatcaggacgttctcttcatatttccacttccttttagagagctgaatctgatgaaggagaagaagctcagtctgttaaatcttcttcagagctttttcccagaaacacaagatttacaaccaagacattataagagctacaagatcatgttcatttttgatggtctggatgagtgtcgacttcctctagatttccagaacaatgagaacttggtgaatatagaagagcaaacctcagtggatgttctgctgacaaacctcataaaggggaatctgcttccctctgctctcctctggatcacctctcgaccagcagcggtcagTCAGATCCTTCCTGAGTgttttgatcaggtaacagaagtgcggggtttcagtgaccctcagaaacaggagtacttcagtaagaggatcaggaatcaggacctggccaacaaagtcttcacacacatcaggtcttcaagaagcctctacatcatgtgccacatacccgtcttctgctggattacagccactgttctagagagaatgctgagtgaagctgagagtggagaaattcccaaaaccctgacgcagatgttcacacacttcctgatctttcagatcaaacacaagagccagaagtacagtgggaaaagtgaaactgatcctcagcagactagaacaagtatcctggctctggggaaactggcgttccagcagctggagaaaggaaacctgatcttctatgaggaagatctaagaaaGAGTGGTATCGATATTGAagaagtgtcagtgtactcaggagtgtgtacccagatcttcagggaggaacatgagctgcacctggggaaggtcttcagctttgtacatctgagcgttcaggagtttcttgctgctttatatgcatttctcaacagaaaaattccaaaagaacaatccactgaacaacaaaccAGTAAACTCTTCAAGTTTTTCAGCAAGTCAACGAagactgacttcctcagcagtgccatagacagagccttacagagtgagagtggacacctggacctgttccttcgtttccttctgggtctctcactggagtctaatcagtatctgttacgagtcgtactgacacagacagagagaatctctgacagcaatgaggaaaccatcaaatacatcaagaagaagattgaggagaactcatctccagagaaatccatcaatctgttccactgtctgaatgaactgaatgatcattctctggtgcaggaagtgcagaaatacctgagtggaggtggtgagcatcgtcttcaacaggccaggctctctcctgctcagtggtcagctctggcatttgtgttggtgaactcagaagaagagctggaggagtttaacctcagtaaatatgatccatcagaggagtgtcttctgaggcttctgccagtagttaaaatatccagaagagctgt actagcttcatgtaatcttggaatgaagacgtgtgaaaatctggaatcagttttaaacctggaaaactcctccctgaaagagctggacctcagtaacaacgacctgcaggattcaggagtggcgctgctctctgctggactgaagagttcacaatgtaaactgcagattctcag attatctggttgcatgatcacagataaaggctgttgttctctggcttcagctctaatttcaaacccctcccacctgaaagagctggatctgacctacaaccacccaggagagtcaggaatgAAGATACTTTCTGAGAGACTGGAGGATcaacactgcaaactggagaaactcgg agtggaacatggagggaagatcagaatcaaacctggattaaacaaat acggctgtgatttcactctggatctgaacacagtgCAGTGtgatctctctctgagtgaggagaacaggagggtggagtttagagaggagctgcagtcgtatcctgatcatccagagagatttgatgggtggtggcaggttctgagtagagagagagttactggtgttactggacgctgttactgggaggctgagtggagcgggggaggagctgctgtagctctgagttataaaaccatcagcaggaaaggaggaggattagactgttggtttggagggaatataaactcctggagtctgttctgctctgataacagataCTCTGTTGAACACAATgataacagaactgatctctccactcctccctccggctgtaggagagtaggagtgtatgtggactgtccctccggcactctgtccttctacagagtctccactaatacaccctcacactcacacacacacttacacacattctacaccaccttcactcagcccctctatgcaggttttagggtttattctggctcctcagtgcgtctgtgtaagatagaataa
- the LOC125801111 gene encoding NACHT, LRR and PYD domains-containing protein 12-like isoform X2 — MMDLQNSSSGGGPPVLKEKRAASPAPSGVSMKSDGSMRNPLNFSSGGGSSGSRTETQRGASPEPSCVSMKSDRSIEHPPDFSSEDMTSDPHKKKNNYSREKLDHIFKELQEKFISLVKNELNTFKKLLSSDYPACSEGEMEDDQKEGVLKVTLHILRNMNQTNLANTLESKLAPACQQKLKSKLRDKYQILNEGISGHVKSALLNEIYTELYITEGGGGDVNQEHEVKQIEAASRKRTTEERPITCNDIFKPLQEQNRPIRTVLTKGVAGIGKTVSVQKFILDWSEGKVNQDVLFIFPLPFRELNLMKEKKLSLLNLLQSFFPETQDLQPRHYKSYKIMFIFDGLDECRLPLDFQNNENLVNIEEQTSVDVLLTNLIKGNLLPSALLWITSRPAAVSQILPECFDQVTEVRGFSDPQKQEYFSKRIRNQDLANKVFTHIRSSRSLYIMCHIPVFCWITATVLERMLSEAESGEIPKTLTQMFTHFLIFQIKHKSQKYSGKSETDPQQTRTSILALGKLAFQQLEKGNLIFYEEDLRKSGIDIEEVSVYSGVCTQIFREEHELHLGKVFSFVHLSVQEFLAALYAFLNRKIPKEQSTEQQTSKLFKFFSKSTKTDFLSSAIDRALQSESGHLDLFLRFLLGLSLESNQYLLRVVLTQTERISDSNEETIKYIKKKIEENSSPEKSINLFHCLNELNDHSLVQEVQKYLSGGGEHRLQQARLSPAQWSALAFVLVNSEEELEEFNLSKYDPSEECLLRLLPVVKISRRAVLASCNLGMKTCENLESVLNLENSSLKELDLSNNDLQDSGVALLSAGLKSSQCKLQILRLSGCMITDKGCCSLASALISNPSHLKELDLTYNHPGESGMKILSERLEDQHCKLEKLGVEHGGKIRIKPGLNKYGCDFTLDLNTVQCDLSLSEENRRVEFREELQSYPDHPERFDGWWQVLSRERVTGVTGRCYWEAEWSGGGAAVALSYKTISRKGGGLDCWFGGNINSWSLFCSDNRYSVEHNDNRTDLSTPPSGCRRVGVYVDCPSGTLSFYRVSTNTPSHSHTHLHTFYTTFTQPLYAGFRVYSGSSVRLCKIE; from the exons TAAGAAGAAAAACAACTATTCCAGAgaaaaactggaccacatattcaag gagctgcaggagaagtttatctctctagtgaagaacgagctgaacacattcaagaagctcctgagttcagattacccagcatgctctgagggagagatggaggatgatcagaaggagggggtgctgaaggtcacactgcacatcctgaggaacatgaatcagacaaacctcgccaacacactagagagca aattggccccagcatgtcaacaaaagctcaaatccaagctgagagataaatatcagatacttaatgaaggaatttcaggccatgtaaagtcagcacttctgaatgagatctacactgagctctacatcacagaggggggtggaggagatgtcaatcaggaacatgaggtgaaacagattgaagctgcatccaggaaaaggacaacagaggaaagaccaatcacatgcaacgacatctttaaaccattacaAGAACAGAACCGACCCATCAGAACAGttctgactaaaggagttgctggaattggaaaaacagtctctgtgcagaagttcattctggactggtctgaaggaaaagtaaatcaggacgttctcttcatatttccacttccttttagagagctgaatctgatgaaggagaagaagctcagtctgttaaatcttcttcagagctttttcccagaaacacaagatttacaaccaagacattataagagctacaagatcatgttcatttttgatggtctggatgagtgtcgacttcctctagatttccagaacaatgagaacttggtgaatatagaagagcaaacctcagtggatgttctgctgacaaacctcataaaggggaatctgcttccctctgctctcctctggatcacctctcgaccagcagcggtcagTCAGATCCTTCCTGAGTgttttgatcaggtaacagaagtgcggggtttcagtgaccctcagaaacaggagtacttcagtaagaggatcaggaatcaggacctggccaacaaagtcttcacacacatcaggtcttcaagaagcctctacatcatgtgccacatacccgtcttctgctggattacagccactgttctagagagaatgctgagtgaagctgagagtggagaaattcccaaaaccctgacgcagatgttcacacacttcctgatctttcagatcaaacacaagagccagaagtacagtgggaaaagtgaaactgatcctcagcagactagaacaagtatcctggctctggggaaactggcgttccagcagctggagaaaggaaacctgatcttctatgaggaagatctaagaaaGAGTGGTATCGATATTGAagaagtgtcagtgtactcaggagtgtgtacccagatcttcagggaggaacatgagctgcacctggggaaggtcttcagctttgtacatctgagcgttcaggagtttcttgctgctttatatgcatttctcaacagaaaaattccaaaagaacaatccactgaacaacaaaccAGTAAACTCTTCAAGTTTTTCAGCAAGTCAACGAagactgacttcctcagcagtgccatagacagagccttacagagtgagagtggacacctggacctgttccttcgtttccttctgggtctctcactggagtctaatcagtatctgttacgagtcgtactgacacagacagagagaatctctgacagcaatgaggaaaccatcaaatacatcaagaagaagattgaggagaactcatctccagagaaatccatcaatctgttccactgtctgaatgaactgaatgatcattctctggtgcaggaagtgcagaaatacctgagtggaggtggtgagcatcgtcttcaacaggccaggctctctcctgctcagtggtcagctctggcatttgtgttggtgaactcagaagaagagctggaggagtttaacctcagtaaatatgatccatcagaggagtgtcttctgaggcttctgccagtagttaaaatatccagaagagctgt actagcttcatgtaatcttggaatgaagacgtgtgaaaatctggaatcagttttaaacctggaaaactcctccctgaaagagctggacctcagtaacaacgacctgcaggattcaggagtggcgctgctctctgctggactgaagagttcacaatgtaaactgcagattctcag attatctggttgcatgatcacagataaaggctgttgttctctggcttcagctctaatttcaaacccctcccacctgaaagagctggatctgacctacaaccacccaggagagtcaggaatgAAGATACTTTCTGAGAGACTGGAGGATcaacactgcaaactggagaaactcgg agtggaacatggagggaagatcagaatcaaacctggattaaacaaat acggctgtgatttcactctggatctgaacacagtgCAGTGtgatctctctctgagtgaggagaacaggagggtggagtttagagaggagctgcagtcgtatcctgatcatccagagagatttgatgggtggtggcaggttctgagtagagagagagttactggtgttactggacgctgttactgggaggctgagtggagcgggggaggagctgctgtagctctgagttataaaaccatcagcaggaaaggaggaggattagactgttggtttggagggaatataaactcctggagtctgttctgctctgataacagataCTCTGTTGAACACAATgataacagaactgatctctccactcctccctccggctgtaggagagtaggagtgtatgtggactgtccctccggcactctgtccttctacagagtctccactaatacaccctcacactcacacacacacttacacacattctacaccaccttcactcagcccctctatgcaggttttagggtttattctggctcctcagtgcgtctgtgtaagatagaataa